The DNA window agagagagaggcagagacagagacagagacGGCAGAGCAGGGCAAGGAGAACTAAACTACGACTAATCTGGCAACAAGACCAAGTTGCACGGCAACTAACATCTACGTAAGATTCAAGTCGTACTAAGTTAGCCCTGGAGTCTGCATAAACCTAAAGCGCGGAAACGATTCCACAGTTATTTTGGAGAAATCCGCAGTACTAGTcggctttttcttctgtctCTCCAAACTGCTATATCTTATATACTTTGGCTTTGGTTGTGGTTTAAGTAGGGATGTGTGCGCATGCGTGTGTCTAAGTACACATATCGAAACAAAATTGGTGTCATCTTCTCcttaaaattttaaaattgAATTTTCTACCctttatttcttttcgttatttctcttttcttttttttttcttcgggGGGGGGGAAAAATATCTCCGATTGGTAATTGTGGGGTTGTGAATAGACAAGGGAACTGTCAGCTTTGCAGATGGAGAAGTCGATTTGACGGGAGTTGATAAGGGACTCAACCAAAGGGCTTATGAGGCATGGGTTGTACCGCGCAAGTACCTACTGCCTAGGTACATGGATTTCCTACACCTCGTACAGGCTGTGCACCACTACGAACTGTACCTTGTATAATAGGTACGCAAGCTAGGCGTTAAGAGCACATTGCATGTATATCTGCTTATGGTAGGCACCAGGGAGGCAAATGCATCTTGAATggcaacaaaaaaaaaaaaaaggaggattATGCTGTGACATTCCAAACAAGCATGGGATGGATGAAAAGTTGGTCCGGGTCAACTGCATTCACGCCCGGCAGTCCATGCAGACGGACAGCTAAGCAGGCAAGACAtgggagaaaagaagcaacaagaaaTATATCGTTGCCGCGGTTGCCTGTGCCTGGTGCCAGCTTCGGCCCCCAGTTCCAGGGGACTCGACGGCCAGCAATGATGCTCAGCAAGGAGCGGCATGGTAGCACAGAGGATGAATACGCGGCGTGCAGATGTCAGAAAAGGACAGGGTTTCCTTTGGCCTATACCTAGTCCCTGTCCCAGCTACCAGGCAGTAGCGCGGCCTGGATCAATTCGGGTTGCCATGTTTACAATGCGTCTACGGTATGTACGCTGCGCTTGATGGAAATGCTACAGTACGGGGCAACGGGGACGGCAGCAGGATTTCGAGGGACGTGGACGTCGCGGGACGTGCATGGAAGTAGGCAGTATGACATCAACTCTGTGTTAGTTGCTGTGCTCTGTGATCCACTCGGCTTTGTCTGGTGTAGATAAGGATGAAGGTTGAGTCTTTCTTTATAGGCGTATGTATAGCTGGATCCGGAATACCAGGCAGAGATGTTTAGTAGTATAGAGAACGGGAAGGAGAAATTCTCATCAAGGTAGCACAACATATAGTGTATTACATGCCCGGTTCTTTGTCAGGGAGTTTCGGATAATGCTCCTCCAATGAGTCAATCCAGCAGCACTCCCGTTTATCTGCCTAATCACAATGGCAGCACCAAGTAAAACGTAGTGCTCTGACTAATAACGCATCTGTGGAGACAAGGTTATCCTCGCTTTGGACGTGCGTGAGCCGTTGGTTATCGAGTTGGCATCTCTATCTGCCTGTACCTAGGTACCCCGTAATATTACCaagctgttttcttttctagcCGAGGCTCTCTGTTGAATTTACACTGACACGAAAAGTCActgctcttcctctgtaTAATGGGCTGTATTGAACCACAAGCCTGGCATGAACGCCTGTGTTTCCGCAAACAAGGGGCCTAGGCTATTGTTCGGCTGAATAAAAAAGACCGGAAGAAACAAGTGATGGCTGTGTGGCTGGGCCGCTAGAGAAGACTTGAAGTAAGAGAAATAGAGAAAGTcgagaggagagaggcagTCGAAATGCGGGGACTTGCGCCAGGCGGCTGGTTCAGCCTGGGAGAGGGGCCTCGATCTCTATCGCGCTGCTCTGTGCTCTTATCAACTGCTCTGTGCTCTGCTAGCACCACCATCTATTGCCCTATACGGGCACTCTTAGCACCGGTTGCTCGTGCTAGCAGCGTGCAAGGCGCTAAATACAGTGAAGTTGTCAGTGCCACTTGCAGCCCGCCGCCGCTAAACTGGTGGTGCTCTGCTAGCAGGTACGCGCGACGTCGGCGTGCCCCCCCGCCATTGACAAGTACCCGCTGCGCCGAGCCTCGCTGGTGCCGTGGGGTTCGCTATCTGAAAGGGCGCTACTTGGTGCTTTTATCGCGAACTACCAACTACCCaccatcttttttccccttctcccAAGCAACTACATCACATACCTGGTCTCTGGCTTTCTTTTGCCCTTCTCGATCCGACGGTGCTGAGGCTGCATCTCTCCCTGTCCTTGTTCTATCCCGTACGGCCTGTCCTGTCGCGAGCGCAAAACAGACTGTGATTCGGCCTGCATTGTCGGTTTCTGCATCCCTCAACTGCATATTATCCCATCCGGGGAAGCTTCCCGAGCCGCCTCTCCAGCCTCTGAGCTCGACGTGCCTGGGGCGTCTGTTCCGCACCCTCTGGTTTTGCAACGCTCAACGTGCTTTCGGTTATGCGCTGCGACCGAAACGCCTCGATTCATGGATGGTTGATTTGATGTTTATTGCCTGCCACCCTTCGCTTGCTGCGCTGTCGACGTGCCGTCAAATCCGGCAGCACTAGGAAGTTTGGTTTCGACAGCCGCCTAGTTTTGATACGTGGCCGAACTTCGGCCTTTGCTGGAATCTGGACGATGGGATAGCGGAGCAAGGGAAGCCGAGCATAGGATTGGCCAGCTGTTGAAGATtcataaaaagaaaatatacgaagggagggagagagagaaagagagaaagagaagcaagtACGGAGTaaaagggaaagagagaggagaattTTCTTCCATATAGACAGGAAATTGCGCAACAGAAATTGCAAAAGGGCCAGAGGTGAGTCGAATCAAATCGAGTCTCTGTGTTCTGCATGCGCGCTGTCCCACCTCCCCCGCTGGATAAGCTGCGATCTGACTTTCGACGTGTCTGTCCGATTTGCCCATCTAGGCCGAGAACTGCTCCCCTTGTCACAACTACCACCCGCCTGACCTGGTTGTCTGCGTAAGAGCACCAGAGAgacgggaagaagaggcaagggataagagaaaaaaaaccggAGACGGCATCTGTATCAAGTTGTGTATACTCGTatgcaagctgctgccgccgcgaccctctcttcttctccttccctAGACTCTTCACTGGgatcttttctctcttctcttcccccccAGAGGATCTAACGCCGCACCCCCCGACCCCAAGTCtcgccagcagctcgtctCGTTGGGGGACCAACCGTCAGCCTAGCACGACCAACCTTGCCTCATTGCTCCTAAGCCATGCCCACGCATGGCCCGCCGTCTCCGATCCTCCAGAAAAGCGTCAAGCGTCAGCGGCAGGACTCGTACGACGGCACGTCATCGCGCAACGGCTTCTCGAGCCCTGAGCAGCAAGCCGGCGATGCGAATCTGGGAGGGGCTGCGAGGAGCACCACCAGCGGTCGCAGCGAGGCCAGTACCTCGGCTGCTGTGTACCCCGGCGCCTCTGTCtcatctgcctctgcctctgcctctgctgcgcCAGGCCCCGGCCCCGGCCCCGGTCTCGGTGCGGGCGCAACTGACGCTGCTGGTGTTACGGCTGATGGCAGCACCGCCTCcacaaccaccaccacggctgctgccgctgccgccgctcccGACGGCCTTGCGCCGACTGGCAAGCCTGGCCAGAGCAGCAACTTTCGCAACGTGAGCGCGTGCAATCGCTGTCGACTGCGCAAAAACAGGTGCGATCAGAAGCTGCCCAGCTgtgcaagctgcagcaaggtCGGCGTCTCTTGCGTTGGCTATGACCCTATAACCAAAAAGGAGATTCCGAGAAGGTGAGTGGATAACGTTGGCAGAACTCACACGTGAATCATGCGTTGCGaattctttctcttcatccgAGTCATTGAGTTTGCTTGTTTGCATTCCCCTGATTTCGGCTCCAACTGTTTGTGTATAACGTTGCTGACCATGATACCCGCAGCTATGTCTTCTATCTTGAAACCCGCGTGGAggtgctggagaagctcctGGAATCCAGCAATATCCCGTTCCCGCCGGCAGAAGATCTCGACGTATGCTCCCGCCCTGGAGCAGACGGCAGCTTCCCGGCCGTACGAGATACTACCAACTACTCCAGCCACTCGGAATACGCAGATCACCGCACCCCGCGGCCTCACAGCCACCATGGCCAGAGACTGGATGGTGCGATGCTTccagccaagaagcagggCGACCAGAGCCCTGCCATGATGAATATTGTTAGCTCATCGAAGCCGCGATCGCTTGCCTCTACATCAGGTGTCTCGTTTGCCCGTGTTGTGCTTGCAGCCGTCCAGTATTCGGTTCCAGACCAGAATGGCGGCTCAGAGAAGCCTGTTTCTTCTCATCACCCGAATCCGGCTGGGGCCGGTACTTCTATGCGCGACTCTTTCTTCGGGCTACATACCCGGCCCACCATCCAACCGGCCACCTTTCCGACCCGGGACGTGGCTATGCGTCTAGTGACACTTTACTTTGAGCACGCAAATCCGCAGATTCCCATTCTGCACCGCGGGGAGTTTATGCGCACCTTTGAGCGGGCGTATGCAACCGATGGCCCGGATCTTAGCGCGAGGGAACTGTACATGCTCAACATGGtctttgccattggctgTGGTGTCATTGTTGGCGAGCCAATCAAAGCAGAGGCTTCCAGTGGTGGTGGACTGTCGTTTCAACGCAACAGGAATCAGTGCCAGCCGGAGGAGTACCATGCAAGCGCAATCGTCCACCTGGAAGAGtgtctcagcagcagcggagGTGGGCTTGAGGTGCTGCAGGCCGTTCTTTTGCTTGCCAACTTTGCACTTCTCCGACCAGTTCCGCCTGGCCTATGGTACATCACTGGCGTGGCAGTGCGTCTTGCGGTTGATCTTGGCCTCCACCACGAAGACGGAGGGGATGTAGGCAACGGCGGTGGGCAGCATTCCTCTGGCCATAATCGCCCTGATGGTTCTGTAAACGAACCGCGGGACCCCAGCGGTGGTGGCCCTGACCGACCGAGGCGTCTTTGGATCCGTGACATGAGACGGCGATTGTGGTGGTGTACTTATTCGTTTGACCGGCTTGTAAGCACCTGCGTTGGTAGACCGTTTGGTATCAGCGACCATGTCATCACGACCGAGTTTCCTTCCATTCTTGACGATGACTTTATCACACCCAATAGCTTTGGTAGTCCACGCCCATCCAGCGAAGAGCCGAGCTACAAGCGCGTGGCTCACCATTATTTCAGGCTGCGCATCCTGCAGTCGGAGATCCTTCAAGTCCTGCAATATAATCAGGCGCAAATCGCCAGAACTGGAGCCCAAGCGAGGACACTCTACCCTGAGATGAACAGACAGCTGCCATCCCCGTATCTTGTCCAGTTTGACTCGTATAGATCATGGCGAATTGACATTGACCGGAGGCTTCGTGAATGGAAGGACCAAGCGCCTTCAAAGCATGAAACCGGGGTAGCATTCTCGACCGAGTTCCTGGACCTCAACTACTGGCAAGCCATTGTGCTGTTGTATAAACAGAGCCTGAGTATCCCCGCCATGTTTGAGGGAGAGTATAATCCCTCCAACGAGGTCAACAGCCCTACGGCCTTTACTGCCGAACtgcgagaagatgaagagcgcaTATACCTCAAAGTTGCTGAAGCAGGGCAAAAGATTCTGCGGATATATAGACAGCTGCATCTGAGCAGCCTCGTAAGCTACACGTATCTGTCTACCCACCATTTGTTCATGGCAGGCATATCATATCTTTACGCTATATGGCACTCTCCTACTGTGAGAAGCCGCCTGGTAAGTGCCCCCGTGTTGCCTCATCTCTTGAAAGGGAGAGTTCTGGAAAGGAGCTGGATCGCTGACTTGAGTACCCAACGTATAATAGACTATGGATGAAGTAGACTTTACAGTGCTGGCAGCAAAGTCGGTATTCACCGACATGATTGACAAATGCCCACCGGCAGAAACTTGTCGCGACGCTTTTGATCGAACCGCCAAGGCCACCATCCAGATGGCCACGTCGAAAGGCGGCTTTGGTTCGCCCGTCATGCAATCGCGGCGACCACCCACTCGAAGAGAGACTACTAATTGGGCTTCCCCTACGCCTTCAGATGTCACGTCCAAGAGGCCGCCGGCGCCTCGACACCGGCATCCATCCCAGCATCAGTATCAGCAGCCTGaacaacaccaccatcagcagcaccagcagcagttccAGCTTGACATGGCAATGGGCGACAGCTTATCCTCACCCAGCCTCTCAACCGGTGGAGATATGGCCACGCCACCAGTGACAATGGCTCACTCACACAGCCTTGGCCGACCAAGCCCCTCGCGGCGAACAGGCAGCTACGACGACGGAAGCTCCGTGGTCGACCAATCAATGATTGCCTCGCCTGCTGTGCCTCGCCAGGCCacgcccagcagcaccagcggcgggAACCCGTTCCTGACTCCACAaccccagcagcagcaacagttTGGGATGCACGAGTACCCGGATGCACAAACAATGGACTTTTTGCAGACACTGGGCACTGGGTCCAATGGCggtggctttggaggcggcATGGACCAAGGCCAGATGgactttggctttggcctgAACTGGGAGGGCATGCACAATGACTACGCAGaggcatcgtcgtcggcgaTGAATCCCTTTGATTcgttcttctttggcgggcCTCAGGGAGGGAATGCCGCATTTGGTGGATCGAATGGCTCTGGCGGACAGAATGACGGGAATGATATGGGATCGacgggaagaggaagagatggaccGGACGAGAGATCGATGGACTTGTGAGAGGATGACTAtgatttatttcttttttctaaaGAAACATATATGTGCATACCCAATAGTTTGCTGTTTAGCtttgtatttattttttgcgttgtttcattttttttcttttccgggTTTATATGCATGGAGGATTACTGTCTTGATGATATCTCGGGACTATTTtcgttttcattttctttattcttatttacgGATATATGGATGGAAGAGCTACGAGTGACTGCATCTGGAAACAGAAATATACCTCATTTGAGGGTTTACATAAACATATATGCACATATTCGCAGATTCATAGCTACATCTCACACATGAGCGTATAAATTGTATAGTGTATTAATGTTGGATGTGTAGTGGAAACATCGAATTGCGCCATCCAGCATAGGTACTTGTTCATTCATCATCGCTAATATGCTCGTTTGCCTAAGAAAAATACGCCAATAGTAACTATTCTATTAAATTGATTTGAACAAGCGCCCGACatagcatcatcatcatcatacaTTGCCTGCAACATAAAgagacaagggaaaaaaaagatacagAAAGAGGGAATAATCATCAAGTGCCAACTGTCAAGTGGCAGTTTAACGGCGGTATCTTctgtcgtcgtcttcgctgtAGCCGGATCTCCGGCTGCTCGATCTTCTCCCCTTGCCCGTGTTCCTCGACGGACCGGCTTTGTGGCTGTGCCGTTTCGAGGACGGCGTAGTCTCTTCAATGACAACCACTTCATTCTCCTCGTCGTAGTCGGAGGGTAACTGGTCTCTTGGTGCTCGGCCGGGTGCCCCAGAGGACGATGAAGTGATGGTGGTCAGTGGTGACGgctccctctttctcctcaTGGGCTCGACTACTTCAGGCGctttccctctcctctcAGCCCTGCGCTTGGTCGTCTTCGTGGTGCGTTCTCGTCGGATCGACAGCATTGTGGGTACTTTTCTCCTGGGTTTCTTGGTCTTTGGGCGTGCCGAGCTCAGCATGCTTCGTGAGACATACGATTTGGTCTCGACAACTTCCTTGGTGCggaagaggctggagagcgGGCCAAAGCCGAGGATGGTGTACAagatcagcagcagcaggatgAAGCCGGCGGCGGAGCCGATGACAACgccgacgatggcgccggTCGAGAGGGAGCTGTGAGTAGCATTGTACGTCTCGgggatgacgacgaaggTGGGTGACTCTTGCTGGCGAGCGACGAGGGTGGCGGCGTCGCTATCGATTGCTCTTGTTGGaagcgatgaagaggcgGCAAAGGCTGAGAGCTGGGGGGGTTTGGCAAGCTCGCCGATCGGCCGTCGTGGAAAAGGCGGCAGAGCAGGCAtgttgttttctctctcttctttttccctccGCCTGTCTGTCTGCCTGTCTGTCTCTGTCTACCGAAACGCTGATGGGTGCGCGAAAGCACCAATCTAGCTGACGGTGGATTTGTGTATCACAGCTAAGCGCTGGAGACGGCAAGACAGAGAGACACCAAGCGGGGCGAGAATCAaacggcgagaagaagagaaaaaaagagagccgAAGTGCTGTCgtggggagagagagagtaaaaaaaaaaaaaaaaaaaaaagagcctcGAGAGCCCAAAGCGAGATCGGGTACGGTGAAGAACAGAGATAGACGAATCGATGCGCGCTATGCAATGCAACGAGGGTCCTCTCAGtaggatgacgatgacgatgacgatgggcTGTAGttgtccagcagctgcatcatGTCGCTTTCAGGGGTCCGCTGGTTTCCTTTTGTATGCCTCGCTCACCAGGGCATGTTGTTGGGAATCTCGAagacagccagccagccgagTAGGTGAGTGGGTGGATGCGTAAgcgaacaaagaaaaagtttgttctttgtt is part of the Trichoderma atroviride chromosome 1, complete sequence genome and encodes:
- a CDS encoding uncharacterized protein (EggNog:ENOG41~TransMembrane:1 (o768-788i)) translates to MPTHGPPSPILQKSVKRQRQDSYDGTSSRNGFSSPEQQAGDANLGGAARSTTSGRSEASTSAAVYPGASVSSASASASAAPGPGPGPGLGAGATDAAGVTADGSTASTTTTTAAAAAAAPDGLAPTGKPGQSSNFRNVSACNRCRLRKNRCDQKLPSCASCSKVGVSCVGYDPITKKEIPRSYVFYLETRVEVLEKLLESSNIPFPPAEDLDVCSRPGADGSFPAVRDTTNYSSHSEYADHRTPRPHSHHGQRLDGAMLPAKKQGDQSPAMMNIVSSSKPRSLASTSGVSFARVVLAAVQYSVPDQNGGSEKPVSSHHPNPAGAGTSMRDSFFGLHTRPTIQPATFPTRDVAMRLVTLYFEHANPQIPILHRGEFMRTFERAYATDGPDLSARELYMLNMVFAIGCGVIVGEPIKAEASSGGGLSFQRNRNQCQPEEYHASAIVHLEECLSSSGGGLEVLQAVLLLANFALLRPVPPGLWYITGVAVRLAVDLGLHHEDGGDVGNGGGQHSSGHNRPDGSVNEPRDPSGGGPDRPRRLWIRDMRRRLWWCTYSFDRLVSTCVGRPFGISDHVITTEFPSILDDDFITPNSFGSPRPSSEEPSYKRVAHHYFRLRILQSEILQVLQYNQAQIARTGAQARTLYPEMNRQLPSPYLVQFDSYRSWRIDIDRRLREWKDQAPSKHETGVAFSTEFLDLNYWQAIVLLYKQSLSIPAMFEGEYNPSNEVNSPTAFTAELREDEERIYLKVAEAGQKILRIYRQLHLSSLVSYTYLSTHHLFMAGISYLYAIWHSPTVRSRLTMDEVDFTVLAAKSVFTDMIDKCPPAETCRDAFDRTAKATIQMATSKGGFGSPVMQSRRPPTRRETTNWASPTPSDVTSKRPPAPRHRHPSQHQYQQPEQHHHQQHQQQFQLDMAMGDSLSSPSLSTGGDMATPPVTMAHSHSLGRPSPSRRTGSYDDGSSVVDQSMIASPAVPRQATPSSTSGGNPFLTPQPQQQQQFGMHEYPDAQTMDFLQTLGTGSNGGGFGGGMDQGQMDFGFGLNWEGMHNDYAEASSSAMNPFDSFFFGGPQGGNAAFGGSNGSGGQNDGNDMGSTGRGRDGPDERSMDL
- a CDS encoding uncharacterized protein (EggNog:ENOG41~TransMembrane:1 (o70-93i)); this translates as MPALPPFPRRPIGELAKPPQLSAFAASSSLPTRAIDSDAATLVARQQESPTFVVIPETYNATHSSLSTGAIVGVVIGSAAGFILLLLILYTILGFGPLSSLFRTKEVVETKSYVSRSMLSSARPKTKKPRRKVPTMLSIRRERTTKTTKRRAERRGKAPEVVEPMRRKREPSPLTTITSSSSGAPGRAPRDQLPSDYDEENEVVVIEETTPSSKRHSHKAGPSRNTGKGRRSSSRRSGYSEDDDRRYRR